Within the Methanorbis furvi genome, the region CTTCAGATTACGTGGGTCATCGCATAATTACGCTCTCGTAAATATATTTGCATGAAGCCGGTCGACACCGGAAATATTTTTTAAGATTTTGTCATGAGAATATTTTTTGGTTTTTTTTGAGATGACATTGCCATCTTCATTTTCCAAAAAAATAGGTGTTGTCTATTAATTCCTAGCCTCCCACGGAAAAACGGAACATACAGAATAAAAAAACATCACGGAACAGACGTGAACACCGCGGAACTCCTATCAGAAAAAATCTTGACGAAAAATTTCCGTGATGTTCACGTCTGCTCCGTGATGTTTTTTTTATTCTGTGTGTTCCGTTTTTCCGTGGGCGGAGCTACGATCAATGCCGAACAGTGTGTGCTAATAAACGATTTTATGGGCAAAGCCAAAAAAATAAAAAAAAATAAAAAAAATATTTTTGAAAAAAAATTACGCGGATTTTGTATCCGCAGTCCATGAAAGGATCATGCCGACAACCAAAACAATGATCGCTGCAATGACCGTTGCATGCATCATGACAAGGAACACATCCACATAATCCACACTCATCTTCGTACCGGCACCAAGGACAAGATTCGTCAGAACGGTCATCATGCCGATTGAGATAGCCATGCCAAGCATCCGTGTGGTCGAAAGCGTTCCTGACGCCATGCCGTACTCCTGCTCGGTGACCGAGTTCATGATAGCGGTGCTGTTCGGCGTCACAAAAATTGCAATGCCCACACCGAAAAGTCCCTGTACCGCAATCATCGTCCAGATCGCCTGCTCTGATCCGCAGGTCAGCAGCAAGACCATACCGAGTGCAATGATCGCGAGGCCCGTCGTTGTCGCGTACTTTGGTGGAGCGTTTGCAACAAATCTGTCGATGATCGCAAGAACAATCGAGCCGCATCCAAATGCCGCAACACTTGCCGCAACCACTGCCATCGCCAGCCATGAAGGATCAGCGGACGGAGCTCCGAGAAGAAATGCTGCCGCACCACCGACAACAGCAAGCACAATGCCTGGGAACAGCAGCCACTTCGGCAGAAGATGATCGTAAAATTTTCCTGCAACAATCGTAAACAGCACAAGGACCAGTCCCTGCGTGGTGACCACAAGTGCTCTGTCGAGTGCGGAAAATCCCCATGCATGCGTCATGTACATCGACACAAGCGAACCCATCGCATAAATTGCCACATAATACAACAGGTTCGCCGAGTTGTTGAAGGTGAATCCCCGATTTTCCAGAATCAGCCGCACCGGAATGAGAGGGTTTGCCGCAGTCTTTTCGTACCGGAAAAATAACCCGAGAAGGATCAGACCGGCAATCAGCAGTACGAGAGCAAGTGCGTCAGGCATCTTGGAAAATCCGTACAACCCGAGTGTCATACCGACCGTGAAAAGAACAGCGCCGGTCCAGTCATAGGGCTTGGTGTCCGTCGGCTTGTCACGCGGAATAAATGGTACCGCAAGGATGAACGAAAGGAGAGCTATCGGCACGAGAATCAGATACACCATCTGCCATCCCCAGACATCAGTTAAGGCTCCGGCAAGCAGCGGACCTGCGAGCTGACCGAGGAACACACCGGTCATCGCAATACCGATTGCAGTTCCGCGAAGTTCGACCTTCACTGCTGAGGTCACCAGAGCAATCGCGGTTCCAAACATCAGCGCATTGCCGACGCCTTCAATCGCCCGCATCAAAAGAACCATCTCACCGGTCGTCGAAAGACCGATACCAAGCGAGCCAATGCCGAGCAGCAGAACGCCGATCGTGAAAAATAATTTTTTGCTGATCTTGTCCGCGTACCGTGCGGCAGGAATCAGAAATATCGTCGAGGTCAACAGATAGATCGTCAGTATCCAGCCGAACATGCCCATCGGCAGCTGGAGATCGGCAATCAGTGACGGCAGTGCAATGTTGGTTGCCTCGCCAATGAACGGCGGCAGAAAACATGCAATCGCAACAGTTATCGCCACCAGATACTGTTGACGATTCAGGCGCAGGGATTCCATACTATTCCATTGGCAGGAGCTATCGTATTAAGATGCCGGAATGATTAGCAACTCAATTGTGAGTTATTGATTTGAGTGAGAATTACGCGGTGCGGTTCTAAGACCGATTACAGAAAAATTCCAAACAATGGAACTCATCACCACATAACTTTTTCAAAAAAAAATGAACGAAATTTTTTGCGGCATCACGCAGCGTTGCGGTTCAAAAATATGCAACCACAGAACTTCGGTCAGGAGTTTCTCCGTCCCTCTTCGATCACGGCATCGGCACGATCCGAATCAAGATGCGGGCAGAGAGTATACCACTCGGTTTTGATCTCACGCTCATCAGCGGGATCGCGGAATTTTATCAGTGTGGTAACAGCACGCTGACAGGTACGGCAGAGCGGAACCGGATGTGTACTGCCAAACATCGGGAGATCAGTCGAAGAAGAAGCACCGCAGAGGTAGCAACTGCGAAGCGAGGGGGAAGGAGATGATGAGGAATCCTGCATCTGTCGAACTCCTGACGGCGGCGGAGGAGGAGCAACGGTTTTCACGGGCGCGTGATCAGGAGCCGGGCGCGGTGCAGGTTTTCGGACCGGCGGTGTTACAACCTCCTCCTCCTCAAAGAGATCCTCCGTTTCCTCGCGGGAAATCTCAGGCACTGCTTCGCTGTACTGCGGCTCATCATACTCGTATGCATCATACTCATACGTATCAGACTCGAACTCGGCATCAGCCATCCGGTCAGCGATACCGGTCTCCATAACACCGTCGCGAATACTAAGCTCAGGATCACGGACATGCTTTGGAACATAGGACTCGGGCATTTCCTCTGAATCTGCCGCAGACTGTCTCTTCCCTTTTGCCGGCTGTTTCTTCTTGCCTCCTCCAAAGAGTGAGGAGAAAAATCCCTTCTTCTTTGGTTTGGATTTTGTGGATGAACCGCCGGTCTCCATCAGAAAATCAGATGATTCGCCAAACGAGGTATCGGCATACGTATCAAACGACTCCTTTTCCACCGTATGTTCTCCGCCGAATCCTCCGCCAAGGACATCAAAAGATTTTCCTTTGGATTTTTTCTTTCTCGATCCGCTGCCGCCTATCGAACCTCCAAGCGGATCAAACTCCTGTTTTTTCCGTGCCATAATGATGCTTCGCCGTATTTTTCTACTTTCATATGCAACGCCCATCTATTAATACCTCTTGAGTGAACTCTTACTATAGATGAGTGGCAGTGCTGAGATGAATGATGACGCCTACTGGTTTTCCCGCGGTGAAATGGAACGGGACGCGGGAAACCTCCGGCAGGCACGCCTGTGTTTTGAACGGGCGGCCGAACTGAACAAAACCATTGCAAAGTACTGGGCAGAGCTTGGTCTTGTGCTGAGCGAAGAAGGCGAAGACGTTGAGGCGGTCAGATGTCTGCGGCGGGCAACCGAAGTTGATCCGAAGTGTGCGGAGAGCTGGTGCGGCCGCGGAGTTGTCTGCTGTAGATCAGGCGACGTTGATGCGGCACTGTTTGCATTTGATCGTGCGGTGCGGCTGAACCCTGAGGTGTCGGACTACTGGCTGAACCTTGGTCTGATGTTTGCCGAACAAAACGAGTTTACCAAAGCAGTGACTGCATTTGAATGCGGTCTTGAGATCAATCTCTATGATGAGGAGCTGTGGAAGCAGAAGGCAAAGTGCCTGATGAAGCTTGGCGAGGATGTTCGGGCACGGCACTGCTTTGAACGGGCCGGAGAGATTGAGATGGAGCGGGCAACTCGCCCCTATTGAATTATGAAAAAAATACTGTACGCCCTGAGCTCATCGCTGCTGTAGAAAAACAGTAATAAAAACGAAGAGAAAAATTGAGTGGACCCGCAGGGATTCGAACCCCGGACCTCCAGCATGTAAGGCTGGCGTCATGACCAGCTAGACCACGAGTCCAGTAATGCCTTAATCTATTCTCGCTGCAGAGTAATTAACTCTGCGAAACAGCCCCAAAAGGATTGGGGGAGAAATCCCCCTGCATTTGGTATATTATGCAAGACCGAAGGACTTGAGCGTGACTTCGGTGTTGACTTTTCCGACCTGGTAAACCTTGCCGGAAGAGATCTCATTGATGATGACTTCAGCTGGAGAGAAGAGGCTCTTGTCGATCTTGTAAAAGTCGTAGCCTGCTTCCTTGAAGATATCATTGAACGGCTTGCCGTATCCGTTGGATGAGCAGCTCGGGATCTTTTCCAGATAGTCAACGATCTCCGGAGCATTCATCGTCAGATTGATCTGTCCGTGGTAGATCGTTGCGTCGTTGGTGACTCCCATGGCAAGCTTTGCGCCGCGGACCGGCGGAATTGGTGCGGTACCTGCTGCTGCAAGAATCTTGCGGGTGTCAAAGCCAAGCTCGTTTAACTTGTACACAGCGGTCTCAACACAACGTCCGGCAACCTGAATGGAGCCGACAATAGAAGAGGTCGGTGCAACAAGTGCACAGACATTGGCAACGTCAACCTTACACTTCTCTGCAATCTTTTCCATCACAGCACCGTTCGGCAGGTGGTCTGCCTCAAGACAGATGACTGCTGCGTCGCACTCATCCTCGTAGCCGATGACTTCATAAGTGTGTTTCGGCTGCAGGGACAGAGCACGTGCGGGCCCAGAACCCATTGCGAAGAAGTTTTCGTGCTTCACGGTCCAGCCTGCTTTCTGTGCACCAAGGCAGGAGATTGCCGGGAAGTCGGTGTTTACATCAATGAAGGTCATCGGGAACTTGCCAACCATGCCCTGGCGGAATGCAATATCGCCAAGACCGCCCATGCAGATACGGGTGAAGTAGTCGCCGGCGCCGAAGCCTCCCGGAACAGCCACACCACAGTCCACGATACGGGCGCCGTTGTCAAGCTCATGATATGCTACATTGAATAAGTCTGCATTCTCTACGAGTTCTTCGAAGAGATCGAGTCCGAGTTCATTTACACTAACCAAGATTATCCCCCTTAGGAATATGATTCAGATATGGGTGAGGAACATAGATAATTGTTATGTGTTAGGGTTTTGCATTTTTAATCCAGAGCCGTGTTAATCACGTGTCGCCCACGAAAAAAACATCAGTGAGAGTGAAACATCATGAAAATATTTCTGATACATCGTGTCAAGTCTCTGAATGAAATGGGATGGGGATTTTATTTTCGTACCGAATGAACTCTTTTCTGACTCAGTGATATTTTTTCTTCAGTGCACCTTGTATTTTTCTGGGGAATATGGCGAGTAACGATTACTCGAAGTTAGTATGCGAATAAAAATTAATTCATCCCCGGTCGAAACCTATTTTTGGTTTCGATTGAAATAAGGTAAGAAGAATTTGAGGTATTTGAAATGGTAGCAGTAGTTGATAAAGACAAATGTACTGGTTGTGCAACATGCGTGGATATCTGCCCGGCAGCAGCAATTGAACTGGAAAACGATATCGCAGTTGTGGACGCAAGCGGATGCGTTGACTGTGAGACCTGTGTTGATGAGTGCCCGGAAAGCGCCATCCACATGGAATAAATCAAAAATTTGTTTTCTTTTCTTTTTTAAAACTTGATCCGGTTCTTTTGGGTTCGCTATACCAAGACTTTTTGTCTACCGCGTCAAACTAATACTACTATGTTACCGCAGAGAAACGAGTATTCCAATGAGATAGAATATCTCTATCACAAATCGCTTATTCTCGAAAATCCATCAGAGATGGACCCGGTGTTATACTTTTATTTTATTGATACGATCGCCCACCTTGACTACACCTTAAGTGCGCTTGCCTACAATATCGACTCAATACGCTGTACCATGACCGCAGAGTACCTCAGGCATCGTGTGGATCTCGCAAAAGACGGGGACAACGCTCTCTTCCCTGAGTTCATGATCT harbors:
- a CDS encoding MFS transporter, with the protein product MESLRLNRQQYLVAITVAIACFLPPFIGEATNIALPSLIADLQLPMGMFGWILTIYLLTSTIFLIPAARYADKISKKLFFTIGVLLLGIGSLGIGLSTTGEMVLLMRAIEGVGNALMFGTAIALVTSAVKVELRGTAIGIAMTGVFLGQLAGPLLAGALTDVWGWQMVYLILVPIALLSFILAVPFIPRDKPTDTKPYDWTGAVLFTVGMTLGLYGFSKMPDALALVLLIAGLILLGLFFRYEKTAANPLIPVRLILENRGFTFNNSANLLYYVAIYAMGSLVSMYMTHAWGFSALDRALVVTTQGLVLVLFTIVAGKFYDHLLPKWLLFPGIVLAVVGGAAAFLLGAPSADPSWLAMAVVAASVAAFGCGSIVLAIIDRFVANAPPKYATTTGLAIIALGMVLLLTCGSEQAIWTMIAVQGLFGVGIAIFVTPNSTAIMNSVTEQEYGMASGTLSTTRMLGMAISIGMMTVLTNLVLGAGTKMSVDYVDVFLVMMHATVIAAIIVLVVGMILSWTADTKSA
- a CDS encoding tetratricopeptide repeat protein, whose amino-acid sequence is MSGSAEMNDDAYWFSRGEMERDAGNLRQARLCFERAAELNKTIAKYWAELGLVLSEEGEDVEAVRCLRRATEVDPKCAESWCGRGVVCCRSGDVDAALFAFDRAVRLNPEVSDYWLNLGLMFAEQNEFTKAVTAFECGLEINLYDEELWKQKAKCLMKLGEDVRARHCFERAGEIEMERATRPY
- the mch gene encoding methenyltetrahydromethanopterin cyclohydrolase; its protein translation is MVSVNELGLDLFEELVENADLFNVAYHELDNGARIVDCGVAVPGGFGAGDYFTRICMGGLGDIAFRQGMVGKFPMTFIDVNTDFPAISCLGAQKAGWTVKHENFFAMGSGPARALSLQPKHTYEVIGYEDECDAAVICLEADHLPNGAVMEKIAEKCKVDVANVCALVAPTSSIVGSIQVAGRCVETAVYKLNELGFDTRKILAAAGTAPIPPVRGAKLAMGVTNDATIYHGQINLTMNAPEIVDYLEKIPSCSSNGYGKPFNDIFKEAGYDFYKIDKSLFSPAEVIINEISSGKVYQVGKVNTEVTLKSFGLA
- a CDS encoding 4Fe-4S binding protein, coding for MVAVVDKDKCTGCATCVDICPAAAIELENDIAVVDASGCVDCETCVDECPESAIHME